A portion of the Manihot esculenta cultivar AM560-2 chromosome 2, M.esculenta_v8, whole genome shotgun sequence genome contains these proteins:
- the LOC110609581 gene encoding pentatricopeptide repeat-containing protein At2g30100, chloroplastic, with product MASANALASLNKISPFLSPQRRYKLIIPQLGQYPVRPCPWIYTTICNNRSCKSANFVVAKPIKGRIREFRLLKSVELDQYITSDDEDEMSEGFFEAIEELERMTREPSDILEEMNDRLSARELQLVLVYFSQEGRDSWCALEVFEWLRKENRVDKETMDLMVSIMCSWIKKLIEGDHDTGDVVDLLVDMDCVGLKPSFSMIEKVISLYWEMGEKERAISFVKEVLRREITFSKDDGEGQKGGPTGYLAWKMMVDGNYKDAVKLVINLRESGLKPEVYSYLIAMTAVVKELNEFAKALRKLRGFATSGLIAELDPENLRIIEKYQSDLLADGVCLSSWVIQEGNPLLYGVVHERLLAMYICAGCGLDAEKQLWEMKLVGKEADRDLYDIVLAICASQKEAGAIGRLLTGIEVTTSHQKKKTLSWLLRGYIKGGHYDEASEVLIKMLDLGLCPDYLDRVAVLQGLRKRIQQWGNVESYLKLCKRLSVSNLIGPPLVYLYIKKYKLWIMKML from the exons ATGGCATCTGCTAATGCTTTAGCTTCCTTAAATAAAATTTCCCCTTTTCTTTCACCTCAAAGAAGATACAAATTGATTATTCCTCAATTAGGTCAATACCCTGTAAGACCTTGTCCTTGGATTTATACCACAATCTGCAACAACCGAAGCTGTAAAAGTGCTAATTTTGTGGTTGCGAAGCCAATTAAAGGCAGAATTCGAGAGTTTAGGCTATTAAAATCTGTAGAACTGGACCAGTATATAACAAGCGACGATGAAGATGAAATGAGTGAAGGGTTTTTTGAGGCAATTGAAGAACTAGAGAGAATGACAAGAGAACCCTCTGATATTCTTGAGGAAATGAATGATAGGCTTTCTGCAAGGGAGTTACAACTAGTTTTGGTATATTTCTCTCAAGAGGGAAGAGATTCATGGTGTGCGCTCGAGGTGTTTGAGTGGTTAAGAAAGGAGAATCGGGTGGATAAAGAGACGATGGATCTTATGGTTTCAATTATGTGTAGTTGGATAAAGAAGTTGATAGAAGGGGATCATGATACTGGGGATGTGGTTGACCTATTGGTGGATATGGATTGTGTGGGGTTGAAGCCGAGCTTTAGTATGATTGAAAAGGTTATATCTTTGTACTGGGAGATGGGAGAGAAGGAAAGAGCGATTTCATTTGTGAAAGAGGTTTTGAGACGGGAAATTACCTTTTCCAAAGATGATGGAGAAGGTCAAAAGGGAGGCCCTACTGGGTATCTTGCATGGAAGATGATG GTTGATGGAAACTATAAGGATGCTGTGAAATTGGTTATCAATCTTAGAGAATCTGGGTTGAAGCCAGAGGTGTACTCCTACCTAATTGCAATGACAGCTGTTGTGAAAGAGCTCAATGAATTTGCAAAAGCTTTACGCAAATTGAGAGGTTTTGCAACATCTGGTTTGATAGCTGAACTTGATCCTGAAAATTTAAGGATTATTGAGAAATACCAGTCAGATCTTCTTGCTGATGGAGTATGTTTGTCAAGTTGGGTGATTCAGGAGGGAAACCCTTTGCTTTATGGTGTCGTTCATGAGCGGCTTCTTGCTATGTATATTTGTGCTGGTTGTGGACTAGATGCTGAAAAACAGTTGTGGGAAATGAAACTTGTAGGTAAGGAGGCTGATAGAGACCTGTATGATATTGTTTTAGCTATCTGTGCTTCCCAAAAAGAGGCCGGTGCAATAGGACGATTACTTACTGGAATAGAGGTTACAACCTCTCACCAAAAGAAGAAAACCTTATCGTGGTTGTTGAGAGGTTACATAAAAGGAGGACATTATGATGAGGCTTCAGAAGTACTAATTAAAATGCTCGATTTGGGTTTATGTCCAGATTATTTAGATAGAGTGGCTGTGCTGCAGGGACTGAGAAAAAGAATCCAACAATGGGGAAATGTGGAATCTTATCTTAAGCTTTGCAAGCGTCTGTCGGTTTCAAATTTGATTGGACCACCTCTCGTCTATCTGTATATAAAGAAATATAAGCTCTGGATCATGAAAATGCTTTGA